The region TCGGGGTAGGCGGACCCGCCCGACGGTAGTTCACCCGGTCAGCGGGCGACAGTGCGATCAGTCACGCGTCGACTGGTCCAGGGAGTCACGGACCGCGGCGGCCAGCGAGACCGCCTCGGCCAGGTCCACCGGCCGGACCACCCCGGCGGGCAGCGCGTCTGCTCGCCAGCCGGGGCCGGCCGCGAGCGCCAACAGCGGGCGGCGGGGCGCGGCGAGCAACGCGCTGAGCTGGGCCGGGTCGGCGGTGGCGCGGGTGTGCGACCAGAGCACCACGGCGGCCGGTCCGGTCCGGTTGACCGCCTCGACCAGGGCGGCCACCGGCACCCGGGCGCCGAGCATCCGGTAGCTGACCCCGGCCTCCGCGAGAGCCGCGGCCAATGCTTCCAGTGGCAGGGTGTGCTGCTCCTCGTCGGCGCAGGAGAGCAGGATGCGGGCCGGGCCGGTGGGCACCCTGACCCGACTGGCCGCCGCGAGGGCCTCCGAGACGCAGCGGGACACCAGGTGTTCCACCTCGATCAGGCCGGCGGTGGCGGCGTGGCGTTCACCGATGCCGGCGAGCACCGGACGTAGCAGTCCCTCCCAGGTGGCGACGACCCCGCTGGTGGCCAAGGCGTGCGCGATCGTCTCGCTGATCACCGCCGCGTCCAGGCGCATGGCGGCTCGGGCCAATCCGCGGGCTGCCGGCCCGGCGCGGCCCACCGGGATGCTTCCACCGCCGTCGCGACCAGGTGCGTGGGTGCGGCCGGGGGCGACCGTGCCGTTGGATGACGGGTCCGGTGCCTGGCGGGCCCAGCGGGCCGCCTCGGCGGGGCTCACCCCCTCGGTGGTGAGGCGTCGCATGATCTCGAGGCGGGCCAGATCGGCCGGCGTGTAGCGGCGATGGTGACCGGGGACGTGTTCACTGGGCCCGAGCCCGTAGCGCTGGTGCCAGGTGCGAAGGGTCGTGACCGCGACCCCCAGCCGGCGTGCGACCGCACCCGCGCTCAGCGCCTCATCGACCACCCGACCGCTCCGCCGTGTCGTCCGCCGGTCCGGGCGGGGTCACGGCCAGGCTGGATGTGCCGGACGTGGACCCCGTGGGGCGCAGCAGCCGGTTCACCACCCCACCCAGCCAGGGCGCGTACGACCGGGGGTCGCGGTCCAGTTCGGCTTCCAGCGCGGTCGGGTCGGCCCACCGCAGCTCGGCCACCTCGCCCAGGTCCGGCAGCAGTGGAGCAGAGGGCAGGAAGTCGCCCCGCAACACGTGGTCGTACTCGAATTCGACCCGACCGGTCGCCGGGTCCTCGGCGTAGTAGACGTAGACGCCGACCTCGGTTAGCTCGACCGGGCCCGCGCCCAGTTCCTCGCGTAGCCGCCGGTTGGCGGCCTCGGCGAGCGACTCGCCCGGCTGGGGGTGGCCGCAGCAGGAGTTGGCCCAGCGCAGCGGGAACCGGGTCTTGACAGCGGCTCGGCGCTGGAGCAGCACCTGGCCGTCCGGGTCCACCAGCAGCACGGAGAAGGCCCGGTGGAGTTGCCCCGGCGGCTGGTGCGCGGCGGCGACGGTCGTCTCGCCGTTGGCCTTGCCGGTCTCGTCGACCAGCTCGACAAGGTGCCCCTCGCGACCGCTCATCGACCGTCCCCGGTGATCCGGCCGGCGGCGAGCTTGCCGGAGATGAGCACCATCGGCACGCCGACGCCCGGCTGGGTCCCGGAGCCGACGAAGACCACGTTCGACAGCTTGCGGTGCAGGTTGGACGGGCGGAACGGGCCGGTCTGGAAGAGGGTGTGGGCGGCGGCGAACGGCGTGCCGGCGGCCATCCCCTGCTCCTCCCACTCGGCCGGGGTGATCGCCCGCAGCACCTCGACGCCGGCGCCGAAGCCGACGTAGCCGCGCTCCTCCAGGGTGCCGATCAGCTGGTCGCTGTAGCGCTGGGTCAGGTCGCCGCGCCACTCGAACGGAGCCCGGTGCAGGTTGGGCACGGGGGCGAGCACGTAGTAGGTGTGCCGGTCCGCAGGGGCCACCGACGGGTCGGTCCGGCTCGGGTTGGTCACCAGCAGCGACGGATCGGTCATCAGCTCACCCCGCCGGATGACCTCATCGAAGGTGCCCTTCCACGCGCGTCCGAAGTGGATGTTGTGATGCGCGATCTTTTCATATGCCTGTCGGGAACCGACGTGCAGAACGACGCAGGACGGCGAGTAGGTGAGCTGTCGTGCCGGAGCGGCCGGGAGCAGGTCCCGGTAGGCGACCGGCAGGTCGGGGTTGAGCACCACCACGTCCGCCGGCACCAGTTCCCCGTCGGCGGTGAGCACTCCGGTGGCCCGACCGTTCGCGGTCTCCACCCGGGTCACCGTGGTGTCGTACCGGATCTGCACGCCGTGCTTCTCGGCCGCGCCGGCCATCGCCCTGGAGACCGCGTGGATGCCACCGCGCGGGAAGAAGACCCCGGCCACCGAGTCGAGGTACGCGATGACGGTGTAGATGGCCAGCGCGTCGTGCGGCGCGAGGCCGGCGTACATCGCCTGGAAGGAGAAGATCCGCTGGGTACGTGGGTCCCGGAAGAATTGGTTGATCTTCGTCTGGAGCCGACGGAAGGCCCCGCCGGTGAGCAACTTGAGCAGGTTGCCGGTGAGCAGGTCGGTCGGCGCGTCCAGGTTGCGCTCGATGAAGTCGGCCCGCTCCAGACGCCACAGCTCCCGCGCGTAGTCGACGAAGCGCAGGTAACCGTCGGCCTCACGCGGCCCGCAGACCCGGGAGATCTCGGCGGCCATCCGCGTGGTGTCGGTGAGCACGTCGAGGGTCGAGCCGTCCGGGTAGTACGCCCGGTAGGCAGGGTCGAGCGGGGTCAGGTCGAGCCAGTCGCGCAACTCCTCACCGACCGCGCCGAGCGCCTCGGCGATCAGGTCGGGCATGGTGAGCACGGTCGGACCGGTGTCGAACTCGTAGCCGTCCACGGCCAGTCGGCCGGCGCGCCCGCCGGGCACCGGCTCGCGTTCCAGCACTGTCACCTGCCGGCCACTGCCGGCGAGGTGCAGCGCGCAGGCGAGCCCACCCAGCCCGGCCCCGACGACCACCACCCGGTCCGTCCGTCCTGTCACCGTCCGCACGTGACCACCTCCTTGCTCAAGTCGCTCATCAGGCCCGCCGGTTGGCAGCGGCGGTGGCCAGCCCGGTCAGTGCGGTCCGCGCCGTCTGGTCCACGGGTGCGGCGTCGAGCGCCGCCAGCGCGTCACCCACCCGCTCGGCGATCATCCGCTCCACCCGGGTCACCGCACCGGTCTCCACGACCAACTCGGCGAGCCGGTCGACCGGTCCGCCGGCGGCCCGCTCCAACGCCCGGAACTGCGCTGGCGTGGCCAGCTCCCGGGCCAGCATGAGCAGCGTGGTCGGCTTGCCGGTGCGGAGGTCGTCGCCGGCCGGCTTGCCGGTGGCGGCCGGGTCGCCGTAGACGCCGAGGAGGTCGTCGCGCAGCTGGAACGCCTCGCCGACCGCCAGGCCATAACGGGTGTACGCGGAGACCAGCGGATCGTCGAGGGGGACGCCGGCCAGACAGGCCCCGAAGAGCAGTGGTCGCTGGACGGTGTAGCTGGCGGTCTTGTAGCGGGCCACCCGCAGCGCCCGGTCGACCGACCAGTTGGCCGGGTCGTTCTCGCCGAGCACGTCGAGGTACTGCCCGGCGACCGTCTCCACCCGCATCTGGTCGTAGCAGCGGCGAACCTCGAACAGCCGGGCCGTCGGCACCGTGGCCTGGGCCAGCAGTCGATCGGCCCAGACCATGCAGAGGTCACCGATGAGCACGGCGACCGCCTCGCCGAACCGGGCGGGATCACCTCGGTGGCCGGCGGCGATGTGCTGTTCGGCGAGCGCGACGTGCGCGGTGGGCCGGCCTCGGCGGGTGGTGGACGCGTCCATCACGTCGTCGTGGACGAGGGCGAAGGTGTGCAGCAGTTCGAGCGAGGCCAGCGCGGGCAGGACCGGGGGCAGTGCCTCGGCGGCGCCGACCGCGCCGCGCCACCCCCAGTAGGCGAACGTGGGCCGGATCCGTTTGCCGCCGACGAGGACGGCGTCCCGCGCGGCTGCGGCGAATCGGCCCATCGACGGGTCGATCTCGGCGAGGGTGTCGACCTCGGCGGTGAGGAACGTGCTCAGGGTCTCGTGGACCGCCGTGATCAGGTCCTGGGTGTACGCGGCCAGCACGGCGCGGACCGGATCGTCCCCGTCCCCTGGCCCCGCCGGCGCCACGCGGGTCGCGTTACCCGCAACTGCGTCGTTGGCCATGTGGCTGAGCGTACCCTAGGCTACGAGTTGCGTCGATTGGTGCGTCGATAAATGAGGAGGGCCGGTGGAAACTGATCTCACCGCTGCCTATGAACGGTGCCGTGAGCTGCACAAACGTCACGGCCGCACCTACTATCTCGCCACTCGACTGCTTCCCGCTTGGAAACGACGACATGTGCACGCCCTCTACGGGTTCACCCGGTACGCGGACGAGATCGTGGACCGCACCGAGGACCTTCCCCAGGTCGAGCGGGCTGCCCTCCTGGAGGACTGGGCCAGCCGATTCGTGTCCGGCCTGCACGGAGCGCCCGTCGACGACCCGTTGCTGCCGGCGGTCCTGCACACGATCGCCGTCTTCGATCTCGACCGGGACGACTTTGCGTCGTTTCTGAAGAGCATGGCGATGGACCTGACCGTCAGCTCCTACCCGACGTACGACCACCTGCTCGACTACATGGAGGGCTCGGCGGCGGTGATCGGCACGATGATGCTGCCGATCCTGGGCAGCTCCGACCCGGCGGCGGCCCGGGAGCCGGCACGGCAGCTCGGCTTCGCCTTCCAGCTCACCAACTTCATCCGGGACGTCGCCGAGGACCTCGACCGAGGTCGCACCTACCTACCGGACGAGGACCTGACGAAGTTCGGTGTGACCCGCGAGGAGCTGGCCGAGGCCAGCGCCCGGGGCCGCGGTACGCACCGGACCCGCGAGCTGATCGAGTACGAGGTGACCCGCGCCCAGGCGCACTACGCCGCCGCCGCTCCGGGCATCACCATGCTGGCGCCGGCCTCACAGGCCTGCATGCGCACCGCGTACGCGCTCTACGGCGGCATCCTCGACGAGGTCGCCGCGCAGGACTACGACGTCTTCGCCCGGCGCGCCCTGGTGCCGCAGCGGCGACGGATGGCGGTGGCCGCGCGGGCTCTGCTCACCTCGACCGGTACACCGGTCACCATCCCCGGGCCGACGGTCCAACCGGAGACCCGGTGACCGCGAGCACGGCGATCGTGCTCCTCACCCGCGACCTGCGGGTGCACGACCATCCGGCGCTGGCCACCACCTGCGCCGCCTTCGACCGGGTGGTGCCGCTGTACGTGCTCGACCCGGCGCTGGCCGACCTGTCGGCCAACCGCACCCGGTTCCTGCATCAGGCCCTCGCCGAGCTGCGCGTCGAGCTGCGTGAGCGCGGCGGTGACCTGGTGGTGCGGCACGGTGACCCGGTGGCCGAGACGATCCGATTGGCCGGCGAGGTCGGCGCCACCGCCGTCGCGCTCTCCGCCGACGTCAGCCACTACGCCCGGCGTCGGGAGCGGCGGCTACGCGCGGAGTGCGAGCGGCACCGACTGCACCTGCGACTGTTCCCCGGGCTGACAGTGGTCGAGCCGGGTGCGCTCCAGCCCGGTGGCGGCGGCGACCACTACCGGGTGTTCAGCCCGTACCACCGGTCCTGGGCCGCCCGTCAGTGGCGCGAGGAGTTGGCCGCGCCGGACCACGTGGCGCTGCCCGGTGGCGTGCGCGTGGGCAGTCTGCCGAAGCCGCCGGCCGGGGAGTCGCCGGACGCGGCGGTCGGCGGCGAGCGGGTCGCCCGGCAGCGGCTCACCGACTGGCTGCCCGACCTGACCCGGTACGACGACCAGCACGACGACATGGCCGGCGACGACACCTCCCGGCTCAGCCCGTACCTGCGTTTCGGGTGCGTCTCGCCGCTGGCGGTGGCGAACCGCGCCGGGGACCGGTCCGGCCCGTTCGTCCGGCAGCTCTGCTGGCGGGACTTCTACTACCAGGTCACCGCGGCCTTTCCGGAGATCTCGACCGCGGCGTACCGGCGGGGTGCCACCGAGCAGTGGCGCTACGACGACGACGCGGTGGCTGCCTGGGCCGAGGGCCGCACCGGGATGCCCATCGTCGACGCCGGGATGCGACAACTGCGGACGCAGGGCTGGATGCACAACCGGGCTCGCCTGATCACCGCCGGCTACCTGACCAAGCACCTCGGGCAGGACTGGCGTGTGGGAGTGAAGGTGTTCTTCCGTTGGCTGCTGGACGGGGACGTGGCGAACAATTCCGGCAACTGGCAGTGGGTCGCCGGCACCGGCAACGACACGAAGCCCTACCGGGGGTTCAACCCGGTCCGGCAGGCCGAGCGGTACGACCCGGACGGCGACTACGTACGCCGGTGGGTGCCGGAGCTGGCGGGGGTGCAGGGCAAGGCGGTCCACCAACCGTGGCGACTGCCCGAGGCGCTCCGCCGGACGCTCGACTATCCGCCACCGCTCTCGGTGCCCGGCACCGACCCGGTCTGGCTGCGCTGACCTGCGTCAGAGGCAGGAGTGCAGCGCCTCGGCCAGTTCGTCGACCCGGTCGTGCTCGGCCAGGTGGGCCGTGGCGTACGCGAGGGTGTAGCCGCGCTCCGGGTCGGCCCACGCGCTGCTCCCGCCGATCCCGCCCATGCCCCAACTGCCGTCCGGCTCCCACTGCATGCCCAGCGTCCAGTGGGCGCGGCGGTCCAGCACCAGGTCCGGTCCGTCGTACTGGACGCGGGTCGCCTCCGCCACCAGCTCCGGGCTGAGCAGCCGGACGCCGTCGAGGACGCCGCCGGCCAGCAGGCCGGTGTAGAGCCGGGCCAGGCCGGATGCGGTGGCGTGCAGGTTGACCGCGGGCATCTCGGCAGCTCGCCAGAGCGGGCTGTTCAGCACGGCCAGGTCCAGTCCTCCGGCCGGGTTGCCCAACGCGCGCGCCCGCAACGATCCCGGCTCGCCGAGCATCCGAACCGGCCACTGCGGGTCGCCGTAGCGCATCTCGGCGCAGCGGCGTTGGTCCGCCTCGGTCAATCCGTAGCCGAGGTCGAGCCGCCACGGACCAGCGATCTCCTCGGCCAGGAACCGGCCCACCGACCGCCCGTCGACCCGCCGGACCAGCTCGCCCACCAGGTGCCCGTACGTCCAGGCGTGCTCGCCGGCCACCGAGCCCGGCTGCCACTCGGGGTCGGCGGCGGCCAGATCACCGGTGAGCAGCGCCCAGTCGGCGATCGTGGTGGCCGGCCGGGGCACCGGGAAGGCCGGGAGCCCGGCGGTGTGCGACAACACCTGGCGCACCGTGGCCGGCGTGCGGAACTCTGGCCAGTACCGGTCGACTGGCGCGTCGAGGTCGACCTGGCCCCGGTCGACGAGCATCAGCAGGCAGAGCGCGACCACCGGTTTGCCGACCGAGTAGACGTTGGCCAGCGTGTCCGGCCGCCACGGCTCGGCACCGGCCCGGTGACCCCCGATCAGGTCGACGACGGGCTGCCCGTCGTACCAGACGACCAGGTTGGCGCCGGTCTCCCGGCCCGAGGCGTGCAGGTCGTGGAAGCAGTCCCGGACCGGGGCGAAGCGTGCGTGCATCCCGTCACGGTAGGCGGCCCGGACCGGTGAGTGCGCCGACATTTCCGCCGACCCCGGTGGTCGGGGTGGTGTCGCTGGGGGATGCTGTTCCGGTGGCGGATCCGGAGCTGGTGGATGTGGTCGTGGTCGGGCTCGGAGTCGGTGGCGAGGAGGTGGCCGAACGGCTCGCCGACGCCGGCCTGAGCGTCGTCGGCGTCGAACGGGATCTGGTCGGCGGGGAGTGCCCCTACTGGGGCTGCATCCCGAGCAAGATGATGATCAGAGCGGCCAATGCCCTCGCCGAGGCCCGCCGGGTCGACGGGCTCGCCGGGACGGCACAGGTCCAGCCGGACTGGGCGCCGGTGGCGAAGCGGATCCGCGAGGAAGCCACCGACACCTGGGACGACACCGTCGCGGCCGAGCGGTTCGTCGGCAAGGGCGGCCGGCTCGTGCGGGGCAGTGGCCGTCTCGACGGTCCGCGTCGGGTCCGGGTCGGTGACCAGGTGTTCGAGGCCCGGTACGGGGTCGTGCTGGGCACCGGGACCCGTCCGTCGGTGCCCCCGATCGACGGCCTGGCCGACACGCCGTACTGGACCAACCATCAGGCGATCGAGGTCGAGAAGCTGCCGGAGTCGTTGCTGGTGCTCGGCGGCGGCGCCATCGGTCTGGAGTTGGCGCAGGTCTTCGCCCGCTTCGGTGTCCGGGTGACGGTGGTGGAGGCGCTCGACCGGGTGCTGGCCGTCGAGGAACCGGAGGCGTCCGAGGTCGCCGCCGCGGCGCTGCGCGCCGACGGCGTGGAAATCCACACCGGGGTACGCGCCGAACGGGTCGAACACGACGGCACACGGTTCACCCTGCGTGGCAGCGGCGGTGCGGCGTACACCGCCGACCAGTTGCTGGTGGTGACCGGGCGCAAGGCACACCTGGCCGAGTTGGGGCTGGAGACGGTCGGCCTGGACGGCAGCTCGCGTTTCCTGCCGGTCGACGACCGGTTGCACGTCACCGACCACGTCTGGGCGGTCGGCGACCTGACCGGTGAGGGCGCCTTCACCCACATCGCGATGTACCAGGCGGGGATCGTGATCGCCGACATCCTGGCCCGGGCTCGCCAGGCGACGGCGGGGGCGGATGCCAGCGGCACCTCCAGCGTGGTCGGGGGAGCGATGGGTGCGTCCAGTTCGCTGGCCGCCAGCGGGTCGAGCGGGTCGGCCGGTACGGTCCCGCGAGCCGACTACCGTGCGCTGCCCCGGGTGACCTTCACCGACCCCGAGGTCGGCGCGGTCGGGCTCACCGAGCGGCAGGCCCGCGAGCGCGGCATCAACGTGCAGGTCGGATTCACCAAGCTGAGCAGCTCGACCCGGGGCTGGATCCACCAGGTCGGCGACGAGGGCTTCATCAAGCTCGTCGCGGACGCCGACCAGGGCGTGCTGATCGGCGCGACCTCGGTCGGTCCGGCCGGCGGCGAGGTGCTGTCCGCGCTGGTGGTGGCGGTGCACGCGGCGGTGCCGCTGAGCCAGCTCCGGCACATGATCTACGCGTACCCGACCTTCCACCGGGCCATCGAGACCGCACTGCGCGACCTGTCCTGACGCCCGCCCAGCCGAGTCCAGAGTGCGCCGCGCCTGGCGATGCCGCACACGTGGCGGCTGGACATGATCCACTCGCGTTTCAGGAAGTCGCGGTATCCGGGGCACCTTGCACACCGCAATATCCTTGACAGTCGAGTCGATCACGACGGCCTGCCCCGGTGGCCGGACGTCAGGGTTCATGCAGCCGGAAGAGCGGTTTCGGCGTTCGGTGTTGCGCGCCGCAGGGGTCGGAATGGTCGGCCGTGGGAAGAATGCGGCAGCCGGCTAGCAAGCGCCGGGCAGTTTGCTGTTCATTTCTTTCATCCACACGACGTACGATTGCGACTGTGACCAAGCGGTTGACTGAAGTTGCCAAGAAGGCGGGCGTCAGCGAGGCCACCGTCAGCCGGGTGCTCAACGGCCGTGACGGGGTGTCGGAGGCGACCCGGACCGCGGTGCTGACCGCGCTGGACGTGCTCGGTTACGAGCGGCCGACCAAGCTGCGTGGCGAACGTGCCCGGCTGGTCGGGCTGGTGCTGCCCGAGTTGCAGAACCCGATCTTCCCGGCGTTGGCCGAGGTCGTCACCGGGACCCTCGCCCAACGCGGTTACACGCCGGCGCTCTGCGCCCGGACCATCGGCGGTGTCTCCGAAATGGACTACGTGGAGATGCTCCTCGACCACCAGGTCTCCGGGGTGATCTTCGCTGGTGGTTCGTACGCGCTCGCCGACGCGCGGCACGACCACTACCGTCGGCTGACCGATCGGGGTCTACCGGTGGTGCTGGTGAACGCGGGTGTGGACGAGCTGGGTTTTCCCCGGGTCTCGACGGACGACGCGGTGGCGGTGGAGCAGGCGTACGGGCACCTGCGCTCGCTCGGGCACGAACGCATCGGCATGGTGCTCGGTCCGGAGGGGCACGTGCCGTCGCGCCGCAAACTGGACGCGATGATCCGGGCCGCCGGCTGGGGTGAGGACGACGCCGAGTGCGTCCAGCGCTCCAGCTTCTCGATGGAGGGAGCACGGGTCGCCGCCACGAAGTTGGTCGAGCGGGGCGTCACCGGCATCATCTGCGCCAGCGACGTCCTGGCCCTGGGCACCATCCGTGCGGCCCGGCGGCTGGGCCGCTCGGTGCCGACCGACATCTCGGTGGTGGGCTACGACGACTCCGCGTTCATGACCTGCACCGATCCGCCGTTGACCACGGTCCGGCAGCCGATCGAGACGATGGGGCAGGCCGCCGTGGACCTGCTGGTCACCCAGATCGAGGGTGCCGGCGTGCTGCAGGACGAGCTGCTGTTCGAGCCGGAGTTGGTGGTACGCGGCTCGACCGCTCCCGCCCCCGGCCGCTAGCGACCACCACACCGACCGAGGCTTCCGGCCGTCGACCGCCCACGCGGTCGACGGCCGTTCCCGTCCCTACACCCACCCCACCCACCCCCACCCCACCCGCGACGATCATGGAGTTGTGGTGGGTGTCATAACGTCTGTAAAGCCCTTAAATCAGGCACCACAACTCCATGATCGACGCGCTCGGGCAGGGCTTGCCGCATCGACCTGTTCGAATGGGCCTTTATGGCGGGTTAAGGGCCGTTTTATCCCGGTGCTTTCAGGCTCTTGCCAACATCTGTCGTCATCATGTCGTGTCCTTTCGTCTCAGGGTCGACACCTTGCTGAAATGAGTCGGCCTCGCTACAGTGACTCCACTCACACCTGGCTCCGACGCAGCTACTGGGCGTCAGGTCGCATCACCGCAGATCAGCGAAGGTCATTGGAGACACCCGTTCCCGAAGGGATGGACAGATGTCCGTACCGCAATACCGAAAGGCTGCGGCGGTCGCGCTCGTGGCCGGCCTGGGGCTCAGCCTCACGGCGTGCTCCACGAAGAGTGACGACAAGGGCGCGACCGCTGGCGGCAAGGTCACCATCACGGTCGACTGCCAGCCCGTCGGTGCCCAGAAAGAGCTGCTGAAGAACTGGAACGACGATGTCGCCGAGTTCCAGAAGCAGAACCCGGACATCGTCATCAAGAGCGTCAGCGTCGGCGAGCAGTGCAACAACCCGCCGGACTTCACCGCCCGGCTGGCCGGCGGCACGGTGACCGACGTGTTCTACGGGTACATGACCGACGTCCAGCAGGTGCTTGACTCCGGTCAGGCGATGGACATCACCCAGTACGCCAACAAGGACACCGTTCCGACCTGGGACAGCATCGACCCCGCGCTGAAGGAGGTCTTCACCGACGGCGGCAAGCTCTACGCCGTACCGGTGAAGAACTACTCGATGGGCCTGATCTACAACAAGGCCCTGTTCCAGCAGGCTGGGCTCGACGTGAACAACCCACCCAAGACCTGGGCCGACGTCCGGGCCGCCGCGAAGAAGATCTCCGCGCTCGGCAACGGCATCGCGGGCTACGCGGAGTACAGCGCCGGCAACACCGGCGGCTGGCACTTCACCTCCCTGCTCTACTCGCAGGGCGGCCAGGTGCTCACGGCTGACGGCAAGAAGGCCGACTTCAACAACGCGATGGGCAAGCAGGTCCTGCAGAACCTCAAGGACATGCGGTACGGCGACAACAGCATGGGTGCCCGCCAGCTGCTCCAGTGGGGCGACCTGCTGACCAACGCCGGCGCCGGCAAGGTCGGCATGTTCATCGGTGCGCCGGACGCCACCCAGGCGATCGTCAGCCAGTTCCAGGGCAAGTTCCAGGACTGGGCGATGGCCCCGCTGCCCGGCCAGGACGGTGCGGCGAAGGGGACGCTCGGTGGCGGCGAGGGCTACTTCTTCAAGAAGGACCTCACCCCCGAGCAGGTCAAGGCCGGTCTCAAGTGGATCGCGTACCAGAAGCTCACCCCGGGCAAGGGTCAGTTCGACTACGTCCGGGCCAAGCCGCAGAACTACCCGGTGGGTCTGCCCCAGCCGCTGCTCTTCGCCAACGGCAGCGACGCGCAGAAGCAGGAACTGGAGCTGCGCAAGGC is a window of Micromonospora sp. WMMD961 DNA encoding:
- a CDS encoding extracellular solute-binding protein; this encodes MSVPQYRKAAAVALVAGLGLSLTACSTKSDDKGATAGGKVTITVDCQPVGAQKELLKNWNDDVAEFQKQNPDIVIKSVSVGEQCNNPPDFTARLAGGTVTDVFYGYMTDVQQVLDSGQAMDITQYANKDTVPTWDSIDPALKEVFTDGGKLYAVPVKNYSMGLIYNKALFQQAGLDVNNPPKTWADVRAAAKKISALGNGIAGYAEYSAGNTGGWHFTSLLYSQGGQVLTADGKKADFNNAMGKQVLQNLKDMRYGDNSMGARQLLQWGDLLTNAGAGKVGMFIGAPDATQAIVSQFQGKFQDWAMAPLPGQDGAAKGTLGGGEGYFFKKDLTPEQVKAGLKWIAYQKLTPGKGQFDYVRAKPQNYPVGLPQPLLFANGSDAQKQELELRKANANVDTANFAIFEATPVPIKGEPRNAQAIYAVLDAAMSGVLTNPNSNIDALLKTAEEKVNQLLAAES